Within Actinosynnema pretiosum, the genomic segment CCGGCGGGCAACCAGATCCGGTTCTCCGGGAAGTCCGCTTCCTGATCCGGACGGGTGGTGCGCGCCACGTCCTCGACCGGTGAAGGGGAGCGGTCGAGGGCGTGGCGCGGCTCTCGCGTGCGTCCGGGTGGGTTGGGGTGCGTGCTGCCGGGGCTGGCGGCGTGCCAGGATCGGGAGCGTGGAAGCAAGTGACCGCGACCGCGATCCCGACGGCCGGGCGCGCAACGCCCGGCCCCGTGACGGCCTCGGACGTCCGCTGCCCTACGGGGCAGTCGGGGTCGAGCGGCAGCCCGAGGGAGTCGTGAGAGCACCGGACGAGTCGCTGCGGGAAGCGCAGCGGCTGCTGGACGAGGGCAAGCCGTTCCACGCCCACGAGGTGCTGGAGGACGCTTGGAAGTCGGCTCCCGAGGCCGAGCGGGAGCTGTGGCGCGGGCTGGCGCAGCTGGCGGTGGGGTTGACGCACGCGTTGCGCGGCAACGGCCGGGGCGCGCGGTCGCTGGTGGAGCGCGGGGCGCGCAGCATCGAGCCGTACCGCGACGCTCCCCCGCACGGGGTGGACGTCGCCGGGCTGGTGGACTGGGCGGAGCGCGGGGCCTACCTGGGCGCCGGTCCCGACACCCCGGAGACCGGTGGTCGAGAGAGTACGGTTCTGGCCGCCCCCGAGCGGACCGGTGCGGAAACAGGGGTGGACCGGGCTGTCGTCGGCGGCGCGGGTGTGCTGAGGTTGCGCGGATGACCGTGCGCATTCGACCTTACGAACCCCGCGACTGGGACGCCCTCGGCGACATCTGCGTGCGCACCTCCGACGTGGGGCGCGACGGCACGCACCTCTACCCGGACCCGGACCTGGTGTCCTCGGTCTACGCATGGCCGTACGCGGCGCTGGAGCCCGAGCTGGTGTTCGTCGCCGACAACGGCGAGCGGGCCGTGGGCTACGTGCTCGGCACCTCGGACACCGCGCTGTTCGCCAAGCGCTTCCGGAACGAGTGGCTGCCCGAGGTGGCGGCCCGGTTCCCCGCGCCGTCCGGTCCGCCGATCAGCCAGGCGGACGCGGTGGCCGACCTGCTGCACGCGCCGGAGCGCATGGTGCCGCTGGACCTGGACGACTACCCCGCGCACCTGCACATCGACCTGCTCCCGGACCACCAGCGCGGCGGGCACGGGCGGGCGCTGATGACGCGGTTCCTGGACGCGCTGCGGGACCGCGGCGTGACGGGCGTGCACCTCGGGGTGTCGACCGCGAACGCCTCGGCGCTCGCGTTCTACGAGCGGTTGGGGTTCCACGAGCTGACGTCGGCGGGCGTGGGCGGGCTGTCGGTGTTCCTGGGGAAGCGAATTGCTCCGAACGCCCGCTTGGCCGCGGGGGCGGCCGGGTAACAGGAGGTCACCTACTCACTGGGAGGCCACCGTGCTCGCCACCATCGCCGCGGTCATCTTCGGTCTGGCCCTGCTGCTGGACCTGGCGAACGCCTCGCTCGGCAGCGTGATCG encodes:
- a CDS encoding GNAT family N-acetyltransferase; this encodes MTVRIRPYEPRDWDALGDICVRTSDVGRDGTHLYPDPDLVSSVYAWPYAALEPELVFVADNGERAVGYVLGTSDTALFAKRFRNEWLPEVAARFPAPSGPPISQADAVADLLHAPERMVPLDLDDYPAHLHIDLLPDHQRGGHGRALMTRFLDALRDRGVTGVHLGVSTANASALAFYERLGFHELTSAGVGGLSVFLGKRIAPNARLAAGAAG
- a CDS encoding DUF309 domain-containing protein codes for the protein MEASDRDRDPDGRARNARPRDGLGRPLPYGAVGVERQPEGVVRAPDESLREAQRLLDEGKPFHAHEVLEDAWKSAPEAERELWRGLAQLAVGLTHALRGNGRGARSLVERGARSIEPYRDAPPHGVDVAGLVDWAERGAYLGAGPDTPETGGRESTVLAAPERTGAETGVDRAVVGGAGVLRLRG